In Dolichospermum flos-aquae CCAP 1403/13F, the following proteins share a genomic window:
- a CDS encoding LCP family protein encodes MTSQKTSAAQKRAAKAKYKGKGQNYRPSKLGRWLWFAVGMGGIALVSGLAGALLAVSWESTPLQQAQLSPQEEAVFDGDSISGNGLQFSQLTRPVNILLMGMSVLPPDVQNPPSDSKNLSYLPQINSFDGLSDVMLLIKFDPETKKIVMLSVPRDTRAEIEGYGVKKINAANAEGGPALTAKTVSNLLGGVGIDRYIRINVLGVSKLIEALGGVNIYVPKNMKYRDDSQHLYINLKAGQQHLNGEQALQLLRYRHDELGDIGRIQRQQMVLRSLIEQTLNPTTITKLPDILNVVKENIDTNLSVEELVALVGFGSKINRSNMQMLMLPGRFSDNHEFDASYWVPDGRNIAKVMTQHFGLEAKTAEISFAEPSHLRVAIQDSTGNNRSQLRPLIRTLEKAGYKNIFVSKPWGQPLDITHIVAQQGDGDSAESVRSLLGFGEVRVESTGNIGSDITIQIGKDWFQNQAIFQNSTSP; translated from the coding sequence GTGACTAGTCAAAAAACATCAGCAGCACAAAAAAGAGCCGCAAAAGCTAAATATAAGGGTAAAGGGCAAAATTACCGCCCATCAAAATTAGGACGGTGGCTATGGTTTGCGGTGGGTATGGGTGGGATTGCCCTAGTATCTGGACTTGCAGGGGCGTTGTTGGCGGTTTCTTGGGAAAGTACGCCTTTGCAACAAGCTCAACTCAGTCCCCAGGAGGAAGCGGTATTTGATGGGGATAGTATTTCTGGCAATGGGTTACAATTTTCCCAACTAACTCGTCCTGTTAATATCCTGCTAATGGGGATGAGCGTACTGCCTCCAGATGTCCAAAACCCCCCTTCTGACAGCAAAAATCTGAGTTATTTACCCCAAATTAATTCTTTTGACGGTCTTTCTGATGTCATGCTGTTGATCAAATTTGATCCAGAGACAAAAAAAATAGTCATGCTTTCTGTGCCTAGAGATACCCGTGCAGAAATTGAAGGGTATGGAGTGAAAAAAATTAATGCGGCTAATGCAGAGGGTGGACCAGCGTTAACGGCGAAAACCGTTAGTAATCTTTTAGGTGGAGTAGGAATTGATCGCTATATTCGTATTAATGTTTTGGGCGTTAGTAAGCTAATTGAAGCTTTGGGGGGAGTGAATATTTATGTCCCCAAAAACATGAAATATCGGGATGATTCCCAGCATTTATACATTAATTTAAAAGCGGGTCAACAACATCTCAATGGTGAACAGGCATTGCAATTACTCCGCTATCGTCATGATGAACTGGGAGATATTGGTCGAATTCAGCGCCAGCAAATGGTGTTGCGGTCTTTAATTGAACAGACTCTGAACCCGACAACCATCACGAAATTACCAGACATTCTCAATGTTGTTAAGGAAAATATTGATACTAACTTATCTGTTGAGGAATTAGTAGCGCTGGTTGGTTTTGGCTCAAAAATCAATCGCTCGAATATGCAAATGTTAATGCTACCTGGACGCTTTAGCGACAATCATGAGTTTGATGCCAGCTACTGGGTTCCAGATGGGCGGAATATTGCTAAAGTAATGACGCAGCATTTCGGTTTAGAAGCGAAGACGGCAGAAATATCGTTTGCTGAACCTAGTCATCTGCGTGTAGCTATTCAGGATAGTACAGGGAACAATCGCTCTCAATTGCGTCCCCTAATTAGAACATTGGAAAAAGCTGGATATAAAAATATCTTTGTCTCCAAACCCTGGGGACAACCCCTGGATATAACTCACATTGTGGCACAACAAGGAGATGGAGATAGTGCCGAATCAGTCCGTAGTCTCTTGGGATTTGGGGAAGTACGCGTAGAAAGCACTGGTAATATCGGTTCAGATATTACTATCCAGATAGGAAAGGATTGGTTTCAAAACCAGGCTATTTTCCAAAACTCCACCAGTCCGTAA